One Setaria viridis chromosome 3, Setaria_viridis_v4.0, whole genome shotgun sequence DNA window includes the following coding sequences:
- the LOC117846835 gene encoding LOW QUALITY PROTEIN: cation/H(+) antiporter 19 (The sequence of the model RefSeq protein was modified relative to this genomic sequence to represent the inferred CDS: inserted 1 base in 1 codon) → MADAMAEALKPMKATSDGVFQGENPLHSALPLAILQICIVVVLTRVLAFILRPLRQPRVIAEIIGGILLGPSALGRSTAFLNTVFPKQSLTVLDTLANIGLLYFLFLVGLELDLHAIRRTGSSTLIIAIAGISLPFIIGIGTSFVLQHTVARGVPTGPFLVFMGVALSITAFPVLARILAELKLLTTDLGRMAMSAAAVNDVVAWILLALAIALSGSGSPLISLWVLLTGAGFVVVAFFLLRPILTWMARRSPEGEPVKELYICATLAIVLAAGFTTDTIGIHALFGAFIVGIIVPKDGSFAAVLLEKVEDLISCLFLPLYFVSSGLKTDVMTIKGSQSWALLVLVVGTTCVGKIGGTLIASLLMRVPLREALTLGFLMNTKGLVELIVLNIGKDRHVLNDETFAILVLMALITTFITTPVVMAIYKPAHRGAPYKNRAVQRGNPNDEFRMMACFHSTRNIPTIINLMESSRGTRRRGIIVYAMHLVELSERSSAISMVHKARRNGMPFWNRRRDGDGDQLVVAFETYQQLSRVSIRAMTAISDLHTIHEDIVTSAHQKRAALIVLPFHKLHQMDGHMESLGDQYQHINQRVVHHAPCSVGILVDRGLGGAAQVAASDVSYTIVVIFFGGHDDREALAYGMRMVEHPGIGLHMLRFSPQSDACDRAADDTFLEEFRTKVANGNESVRYEEKPVGGKAEVVEAFKAVGRCNLFLVGQGTPCAPLADRSTDDYPELGPVGSYLALPEFSTVASVLVMKQYDPTAKHYDLVEEVAEIAVDVDTPAXSNRGTNTSFHAGWYVLALEVS, encoded by the exons ATGGCTGACGCGATGGCCGAGGCCCTAAAGCCGATGAAGGCAACGTCAGATGGCGTCTTCCAGGGGGAGAACCCGCTGCACTCAGCGCTGCCACTTGCCATCCTGCAGATATGCATCGTCGTCGTGCTCACCCGCGTGCTCGCCTTCATCCTCCGCCCGCTGCGGCAGCCGCGCGTCATCGCCGAGATCATC GGTGGCATCCTTCTTGGCCCGTCCGCGCTGGGCCGCAGCACCGCGTTCCTGAACACGGTGTTCCCCAAGCAGAGCCTGACAGTGCTGGACACCCTCGCCAACATCGGCCTCCTCTATTTCCTCTTTCTCGTTGGCCTGGAGCTGGACCTCCATGCCATCCGCCGCACCGGCAGCTCGacgctcatcattgccatcgcTGGGATCTCGCTCCCTTTCATCATAGGCATCGGCACCTCCTTCGTCCTCCAGCACACTGTCGCTCGTGGAGTCCCTACAGGGCCATTCCTCGTCTTCATGGGCGTCGCGCTCTCCATCACCGCGTTCCCCGTGTTGGCGCGCATCCTCGCTGAGCTCAAGCTCCTAACGACCGACCTCGGCCGCATGGCCAtgtcggccgccgccgtcaacgACGTCGTCGCGTGGATACTTCTGGCGCTCGCCATTGCCTTGTCCGGCAGCGGCTCGCCGCTCATCTCGCTGTGGGTGCTGCTGACGGGAGCTGGCTTCGTCGTCGTAGCCTTCTTCTTGCTCCGGCCTATCCTCACATGGATGGCGCGGCGGTCCCCTGAGGGCGAGCCGGTGAAGGAGCTTTATATCTGCGCAACTTTGGCCATCGTGCTCGCTGCCGGGTTCACAACGGACACCATCGGCATCCACGCGCTCTTCGGCGCGTTCATCGTCGGCATCATCGTCCCTAAGGATGGGTCCTTCGCTGCGGTCCTCCTAGAGAAGGTGGAGGACCTCATCTCCTGCCTGTTCCTGCCACTCTACTTTGTGTCCAGCGGCCTCAAGACGGACGTGATGACCATCAAAGGCAGCCAGTCATGGGCACTCCTCGTGCTCGTCGTTGGGACGACGTGTGTTGGCAAGATCGGCGGCACGTTGATTGCGTCACTCCTCATGCGTGTGCCGCTACGCGAGGCACTCACGCTTGGGTTCCTGATGAACACCAAAGGGCTCGTGGAGCTCATCGTCCTAAACATCGGCAAGGACCGGCACGTCCTCAACGATGAGACCTTTGCCATCCTCGTGCTCATGGCGCTCATCACGACCTTCATCACGACGCCCGTGGTCATGGCCATCTACAAGCCGGCGCACCGGGGTGCGCCGTACAAGAACCGCGCCGTCCAACGCGGCAACCCCAACGATGAGTTCCGGATGATGGCGTGCTTCCACAGCACGCGCAACATCCCTACCATCATCAACCTGATGGAGTCGTCGCGGGGGACGCGACGGCGCGGCATCATCGTGTACGCCATGCACCTCGTCGAGCTCTCGGAGCGGTCCTCTGCCATCTCCATGGTCCACAAGGCGCGGCGCAACGGCATGCCGTTCTGGAatcggcggcgcgacggcgacggtgaccAGCTCGTCGTTGCCTTCGAGACGTACCAACAGCTGAGCCGTGTGTCGATCCGTGCCATGACGGCCATCTCTGACCTGCACACCATCCACGAGGACATCGTCACCAGCGCGCACCAGAAGCGGGCTGCGCTCATCGTGCTCCCCTTCCACAAGCTCCACCAGATGGACGGCCACATGGAGTCGCTCGGCGACCAGTACCAGCACATCAACCAGCGCGTGGTCCACCATGCACCCTGCTCCGTCGGCATCCTCGTCGACCGCGGCCTCGGCGGTGCAGCCCAGGTGGCCGCCAGCGACGTGTCCTACACCATCGTAGTCATCTTCTTTGGAGGCCACGACGACCGCGAGGCCCTAGCCTACGGCATGCGCATGGTCGAGCACCCAGGCATCGGGCTCCACATGTTGCGCTTCTCGCCGCAGTCCGATGCCTGCGATCGCGCTGCGGACGACACATTCCTTGAGGAATTCCGGACCAAGGTGGCCAACGGGAACGAGTCCGTCCGGTACGAGGAGAAGCCGGTGGGAGGTAAGGCAGAGGTCGTGGAGGCTTTCAAGGCGGTAGGGCGGTGCAACCTGTTCCTGGTCGGGCAGGGAACGCCGTGCGCGCCGCTGGCTGACCGGAGCACGGACGACTACCCGGAGCTCGGGCCGGTGGGTAGTTACCTGGCGCTGCCTGAGTTCTCCACGGTTGCATCTGTACTGGTGATGAAACAGTACGATCCCACGGCGAAGCACTATGACCTTGTCGAGGAGGTGGCCGAAATAGCGGTGGACGTCGACACGCCGG GAAGCAACAGGGGCACCAACACCAGCTTCCATGCTGGATGGTACGTGCTGGCGTTAGAGGTATCGTGA